The following DNA comes from Pseudomonas sp. Tri1.
CCATCAGGCCGCCACCGACGATCACCACATCGGCTTTATTCACCGTCATGGCGCCACCTCCCGGGTGAGCATCGAAAGCGGTTTGACCGGTGCCTGACCGCGCTGGCGTCCCACCTCTTGCACTTGGACACCCGCTGCGGCGGCAATCACTTCAGCCCCGGCCTGGGAGCAGTAACGCCCCTGGCAACGGCCCATGCCGACCCGACTGAAAGCCTTGGCCCGGTTGACTTCACAAGCGCCCTTTTCACTGACGGTGCGACGCAACTCACCGGCACTGATCATCTCGCAGCGGCAAACAATGGCCTCGTCCGGCAAGGCCTTGGCTTGCGCGGCGGGCCAGGGAAACGCCTGGGCCAGGCCGAGGCGAAACGCATCCATTACCCTGAGCGCCTGGCGCTGCTCGGCGACCTGCGCAGCGTCCACCGGTTGCTGCAAATCGCGCAACAAGGCCAGGGCGACCAGCCGCCCGGCGTGCTCGGCGGCATCAGCGCCACGGATCTTCGAACCATCTCCGGCAGCGTAGACACCGCTGACCGAGGTCCGGCCCTCTTCGTCCACGTCCAGCCACCATTGCCCTGAAGCCTCGTCGAAACGCATGCGACAACCTGCCAGGTCAGCCAGTTGGGTTTCCGGACGCAAGTGATAACCCAGCGCCACCGCGTCGCACGCCACCGTCAAGGTTTCCCCGTTCGCGGTGCGTACTCGTACGCCACTGACACCGGTGACCGCCTCACCGAGCACTTGCAGGGGCGAAATGCCCAGGTGGACCGGGATCTTCG
Coding sequences within:
- a CDS encoding FAD-dependent oxidoreductase yields the protein MATARIVIVGAGPAGIRCAQTLVAAGFKPILIDENRRDGGQIYRRQPEGFTRSYTTLYGTEADKARDLHESFDRLRPQIDYRPDTLVWNLTPGQLCCVSQGRHTTVDYDALILCTGATDRLMPIEGWQLGGTYSLGGAQIALKAQAVSIGHRVVFMGSGPLLYLVASQYVKAGANVAAVLDTSPLSQRIRALPKLMSRPGLLFTGMKLLAQLYRAKIPVHLGISPLQVLGEAVTGVSGVRVRTANGETLTVACDAVALGYHLRPETQLADLAGCRMRFDEASGQWWLDVDEEGRTSVSGVYAAGDGSKIRGADAAEHAGRLVALALLRDLQQPVDAAQVAEQRQALRVMDAFRLGLAQAFPWPAAQAKALPDEAIVCRCEMISAGELRRTVSEKGACEVNRAKAFSRVGMGRCQGRYCSQAGAEVIAAAAGVQVQEVGRQRGQAPVKPLSMLTREVAP